A window of Deltaproteobacteria bacterium genomic DNA:
ATATTTCCTCGAGGATTTGGCTGAAACAGTCTTTAGGCATCCCCTTTTGACGGCTTTCAACATGTCGTTTCTGGGGGCTGTGCTCCTTTATGCCGACAACAAAACAAAAAAGGAAAAGGGCTTGGGAGAGGTCGGCTGGAGGGATGCCGTGATTGTCGGTTTTTCACAGGCGCTGGCGCTGGTGCCGGGGGTCTCCCGCGCAGGGGTCACCATCACCGCCGCTCTTTTTTGCGGTTTTTCCCGCTCCACCGCCGCTTTCTTTTCATTTCTGCTCGCCATGCCGATCACCTTCGGCGCCTGTGTTTTTAAAATGGGGCATCTCTTTGAAAACGGCGCCGGGGGGGTTGAATGGACCGGTATTGCGATTTCGGCCGTCGTCGGTTTTTTAAGCATCAAATATCTGCTCAAGTATGTTCAAACCCACAACTACCGCATCTTTGTCTACTACCGCTTCGGCTTCACGATTCTTGTGGGTCTTGTTTATTTTTTGCGGTAGGCTATTTGTTTGTGAGGACGGGTGACGCCGAGGGAGGGTTCCCGATCGAGCCGCAGTCCCGCAACGCGGGACGAGGACGAGAGCGGGAAACCCGAAGGCGGCAGGACCCGTCCTCATAATGCCGGTATGATTATTGGCGTTCCCAAAGAGTCCAAAGAGCGTGAATACCGGGTGGCGCTGACGCCGGCGGGGGCGCGGACGCTCTCTGCC
This region includes:
- a CDS encoding undecaprenyl-diphosphate phosphatase, whose amino-acid sequence is MTYFQSILLGIVQGLGEFLPISSSAHLVITPWLFKFPDPGLVFDVALHFGTLLALLAYFWKDWIKIILEKRRLFLFVVVATIPGAAAGYFLEDLAETVFRHPLLTAFNMSFLGAVLLYADNKTKKEKGLGEVGWRDAVIVGFSQALALVPGVSRAGVTITAALFCGFSRSTAAFFSFLLAMPITFGACVFKMGHLFENGAGGVEWTGIAISAVVGFLSIKYLLKYVQTHNYRIFVYYRFGFTILVGLVYFLR